Part of the Sphingobacterium sp. LZ7M1 genome, TATCAAAAGGTATATCCTCAGATTGCTGAAAATGTGGATGATCTGTATGATTTCATCTCAGGTTCGGCAATGGTGCCTTATTTAGAGATTTTGGATGAAGAGAATAAGGAAGGATTCATCCAGGAATTTAAAAAAAGGATAGTGGATGCCTATAAAAGTTTTCCAGCAATTTATGCATTTAAACGGCTGTTGATTTATGGTAGAAAAGGCTAAGGCTTGAGAATTATATAATCCTATAAAATATTCCATAAGCAATAAGTGTTTCAGAATTTCATCTAGGATCCGATCCCAATTTATTTATAGCCATTTTATTATTTAAAGGAATTTATTCAAAGCATTTTAGAATCTAAGTCAAAGGAATCATTCAGATACCAAATTTAGATTTGGTTTTTAAGTGAGTAACTGTTGCGGATAGTTTGGTTATTACTTAGACTTTAAATTTTGTTAAGAGGATCGATAGTTAAAGGATTTGCCTTATTATCTCACAATACGAATAAGTCAAATAATTTATATTATGTTAAATAGTAATTATTGAATATACCCTTCTCTTGTATATTTGTGTTAAATACTAAAATCCTATAGTTTCTAAATTTATTAGCTCCTATAGGATTCTGTATAGTTTTCTTATTGAATTATTGCAGCGGCTACTGTAATATTTGTTCTTGGGTCAATGATGATTGCTCTAGAATTTTCAGGGAAATCCTTTTGTTGATCATAAACAATTTCATCTGCAGATTTTATTAATACTCGACCAATATCATTAAGACCAATCGCTTGCTCATATAATTGTTCTTGAGTATGGACGTCGTATTTATAAAGGATTTCTGGAATTTTTATTTTGCTGACTTTAGAATGAGTCTGCAACAAGTAAATCTGCCCCAAGTCAAGTTCTTTGTTTTCAAACCAAGAGATATTAGCTTCAAAAGATTTGTCAGTTTTTGCTGGATGGTTGGCACTGACAATGAAATCTCCTCTAGAAATATCAATTTCATCTTCTAAATGGATGATGACAGATGATCCATTGTGTGCTTCAGGCAATTCCTGACTATCAAATTCTATAGATTTTACCTTAGATTTGGAGCCACTTGGTAAAACCAGGACCTCTTCCCCTACTTTCAAGCCCTCTCCCAACACCCTACCGGCATAACCTCTATAATCGTGTAAATCAGTACTTTGCGGGCGAACTACCCATTGAACTGGAAAACGCCAACCTTGGTTTGCAAGTTCCTCAAATTCAACTTCTTCCAAATATGTGAGTATTGGTGCGCCATGATACCAAGGCATTCTTTGGGACTTTTGTACTATATTATCACCTTTAAGAGCAGATACAGGAATAAAATCAACATCTTCTAAGCCCAATTTATTGGCTAGGTTAAGATATTCTGTTTTGATATTCTCAAAAACTGCCAATTCATAATCTACCATATCCATTTTATTGACACAAACCAATACCTTTTTGATTCCCAATATTTTAGCAATAAATGAATGACGCTTAGTCTGCTCAATTACGCCTTTTCTGGCATCAACGAGGATAATGATCAGGTCAGAATTTGAAGCTCCGGTAACCATGTTCCTGGTATATTGTATATGTCCCGGTGCATCAGCTATGATAAATTTTCTATTTTCCGTTTGGAAGTATTTATAGGCGACATCTATGGTGATACCTTGCTCCCTTTCTGCTTTGAGACCATCTGTCAGGATTGCTAAATCAATGGTTCCATCATCATTCTTGCGGTTTGCTTTTTGTATGGCTTCCAATTGATCATCTAAAATAGAATTAGTATCATATAATAATCGGCCAATCAGTGTGCTCTTTCCGTCATCTACAGATCCGGCCGTTAAAAATTTCAAAATGTTCATGTTCTTTTCCTCCCTTAAATTAAAAATAGCCTTGCTTTTTGCGATCTTCCATTGCAGCTTCCGAGACCTTATCATCCATTCTGGCGCCACGCTCGCTAACTGTGGATGCTTTAATTTCGTTGATGATATCATCTAATTCAGTAGCAATCGAATCTACAGCGGCAGTACATGTCATATCTCCTACTGTTCTGAAACGCACTGATTTATGTTCTACAAGATCGTTGTCATCAATCTGAAGGACAGGATCAGCTGCCATCCATTGACCATTTCTAAAAACCACGTCCCTTTTGTGGGAGAAATATATGGATGGCAAGGCGATCTTTTCTCTTTTTATATAATTCCAAACATCGAGTTCAGTCCAATTGGAGATAGGGAAAACGCGGACATTTTCGCCTTTTTGGATTTTACCATTGAAAATATTCCAAAGCTCTGGTCTCTGTCTCTTAGGATCCCATTGTCCAAAATCGTCCCTTACCGAAAATATCCTTTCCTTGGCCCTAGCTTTCTCTTCATCACGGCGGGCTCCACCAATACAGGCATCAAAACCATTTTTTTCGATCGTATCGAGTAAAGTAACCGTTTGCAGGGCATTTCTACTGGCATTTTTGCCTTTCTGTTCAACGACCTTACCAGCATCTATGCTTTCCTGCACATAACCCACAATTAGTTTTTCTCCAATTTGATCTACTAGCCAATCACGAAACTCAATGGTTTCGGGGAAATTGTGGCCAGTATCGATATGAACTAATGGAAATGGAAATTTACCTGGTCGAAACGCCTTCTTAGCTAGGTGAACTAATGTAATCGAATCTTTTCCTCCGGAGAATAAAAGTGCAGGATTTTCGAACTGTCCAGCTACTTCTCTCAATATGTAAATGGCTTCTGCCTCTAAATGATCTAAGTAATCCATTGTATAAACTAATTATTTAAGTGTTACATGTAATCCACACTCCTTCTTTGATTTATCTTCCCACCACCATCTGCCGGCGCGGAAGTCCTCTCCTTCTTGTACAGCTCTCGTACAAGGTTGGCAACCTATACTGATAAATCCTTTATCATGTAGTGGGTTATAAGGAACGAAATTGTCTTTTAAGTATTTTTCTACGTCGGCCAAAGTCCAGTTGTATAAGGGATGGATTTTAATGATCTGATTGACATCATCCCATTCCACAAATTCCATTTGGTCTCTATTTTGAGATTGTTCAGCTCTGATTCCAGTAATCCAGACCTGATAACCAGCAATTGCTCGCTTTAGAGGCTCAATTTTTCTGATATAGCAACATTCCTTTCGATCCTCCACGGAATTATAAAAACTAGATGGCCCCTTCTGTTCCAAAAGTTCTTCTACGGCCTTTGTTTCTGGATAATAGGCTTTGATTTTTAACTTATAGAGGTCTAATGTCCGATTCCACACATAATAGGTTTCCGGAAAAAGACGTCCAGTATCTAAGGTGAAAATAGACGTCCTTGATTTTTCTTGAGCCAAAATGTGGGTCAACACTTGATCCTCTATTCCAAATGAGGTAGAAAAGACAGCTTTTTCGGCATATTTCTCCTCAATATATTGGATGATAGACCGTGCATCTGCTCCAATTAAGTCTGCTTTAATTTGCTCGATCATATTCATTTTGTTTAATTAATTGCTCCGTATGTGCATTCAGCACTGTTATTTTCTCCTTAAGGTCACCGGAAAGCTGGTTTCTAAGATCTGCCATGAGATTGAGTGTTTCATCAATTTCTTCTGGTAAAAGGTCATTCAAGAACTCTTTCAGTCTTTTGGCAATCGTTGGAGATTTCCCATTTGTTGAAATCCCGATTTTCAAATTTCCTTTTTGAACCACCGAACCCAGATAGAAATCACATAGGGATGGTTTGTCTGCCACATTCAAAAGGATATGATGATCAGAGCAAAGCTCCCTTACATAGCTGTTTAATTTGGGATTATTGGTCGCCAGAACTACCACCTGTTTGGAATAAAGATCGACGGCTGAAAACGAACGCTTATGCAGCACTATATTTTCTTTACCCAATACAAATTCATAGAAATCATGACAAATTTCCTCTGCCACCACGGTAACCTTGGCATTTGGTGAATTGGAAATAATAGCCTGTATCTTTTCCAATCCAACGGGACCAGCACCAACCAACAAGGTTTCTACCTGATCTAACTTGACATATATTGGAAAAAGCTCGTTCATTATCCTTCTATAAATTGTAATTGTTCCTTAACCTTTTCAAATTCCAGATGTTTAGCAACGACTTCTCCAAGTACTATGATGGCAGGTACTCCAATGGCTGATGCTTCAGCTTGGTCAAGGATATTATCAACCCTACCCAACACAATCTTTTCATTAGGAAGAGACCCATTTTGGATCAAAGCGATTGGTAGATCAGCCTTTCCATTTTCTTTATATAATTCAATGATTTGATGAAGTTTAGCATAACCCATCAAAACTACGACTGTAGCATTTGTATTGACTGCAGTATATAAATCTTCAGAAAGGAAACCCGCTTTCGTTGCTCCAGTAATGACCCAAAAAGATTCAGAAATCCCTCGGTATGTCAATGGGATCTGTTGCAATCCAGTAAGACTGATCGAAGAAGAAAGCCCAGGCACTACTGCGGTAGGAATATTGAATTTTCTTACAAAATCAATTTCTTCACCACCACGTCCGAAGACAAATGGGTCTCCTCCTTTGAGCCTAACAACATGACCATGGGTCAAAGCGTAATCAACCAAAAGTTGATTGATCTGATCTTGTGAGGTAGATAGCTGTTCAGCTCGTTTCCCAACGTATATTTTTGTACAATCAGCTGTTGCAAGTTCTAGTAATTCCTCATTTACTAAGGCATCATAAAGAATTACGTCGGCTTGTTGGATTGCTTTAATGCCTTTTAAGGTAATTAGGTCTGGGTCACCTGGACCAGCGCCTACTAATGTTACAAATGGTTTAATTTCCTTCATGTTCTCTCCTCTCTTATTGGTTTACTACACGCCATTCTTCTCTACGTTCTTTTGCCTCAAAGCAAAAGGCCTTGGCTTGCAGCAAATAGGTTCTTGCAAATTCCTCAGAAGGCTCGTATTTGTTGATCTGTAAAACTCTATCTGAAAATGAAGCTGGAAACTGGAAATAGTCTTCATTTACATAGTTGTCATCAAACTCTTGAATAACTGCGGTTTGTGTCGAAGCATTTATGCCTTTATCTAACAATAAGGCTTTAGCTGTCCATACGAATGAGCTGTATGAATGATAGATTGCATCAGCAAATTGCTTTTGTTCCAAGGCAAGTTCTGCTAGCTCCAGTTTTTCTTCGGCCTCTAATAATAAGGTGGCCACGAGATCAATTACCACTCCAGCACATTCGCCGACACCAATGGCAGTTTCAAAACTTTCTTCATGGCCCCAATCGATATGCTCATCAGCACTGAGGTTTCCAAGCTCTGCCAAGGGTTTCAATAATCTATAGAAATGATCTTTCCCTTGCTGTTCGTAATAAGAAATGAAGTTTTGCTCGCTATCCTTATTCGACTTAAAATCAGCTAATATAACATCAACCACCTGAAGGACTCTTTTAGTAGGAACTTTGATCACTCGATCTGCCACCCTACCTTTTCCGTCGCCAAGGGTTCCGCCTCCAATCATGACTTGAGCTGCAGGGACCACATTGCCATTGACTTTTACCGAACTACCGTGGAAGCCAATATGAGCAAGACCATGTTGGCCACAAGAATTCATGCAACCAGAGATCTTAATCTTTAATTCTTTTTCCTGTATAAAATCCTGGTGGAATTCATGGATGTAATTCTCCAGTACCCTTGCCATTTCAGTAGAATTCGATATACCTAGATTACAGGTGTCCGTTCCTGGACAAGTGGTAATATCAGCTGTGCTATTATAACCCGGTTTTGCAAAACCTAATTTTAAGAGTACATTATAAATACTTGCCAATGACTCAGGACGCACGTATTTAAACAAAAGATTCTGGTCTTGGGTGATACGAATATCGTCAGCGACATGATCTCTGATTCCAGCGATCAGTATCCGTGCTTTTTCCGTGGAAATATCTCCTGTTTGGATATTTGCATAAACGCCATAATAGCCTTTTTGCTTTTGTTCAAAGCTATTTGTAGCTTTCCAAAGCTCAAAACCAAGCAGGTCATCTGCTATTTCTTCTTCAACTTTATTAGATGGAGGCTCAGGTTGAGGGATTGCATCGATGTCAAAGGGAACACGCTTATGTTTTACCGCGATCTTCTCTTCTTCTATCAGATCCAAGACCGTTTCAAGACCAAGTTTTTGTACCAAGAACTTAAATCTTGCTTTATTTCGGTTATTCCGCTCTCCATAACGGTCAAAAACCCGAATTGTAGCTTCAGCATAAGGAAGGATTTCATCCTCAGGAAGGAAATCATAGACTTCATGCGCTAGAATTGGCTGGGCACCTAATCCACCACCTAACATGACCTTAAAACCTCTTTGTTCTTTACCATCAACTATTCTGATTTTAGGAATAAAACCGAAATCGTGGATATAGGAAAATGCGCTATCCTTATCAGAAGCTGAAAATGAAATCTTGAATTTCCTTCCCATTTCAGCACAGATAGGATTACGGACAAAATATTTAAAAGTTTGATGAGCATAAGGAGATACGTCGAATGGTTCCTCCGGATCAATACCGGCAGTTGCTGAAGCCGTTACATTTCTAACGGTGTTCCCACAGGCTTCCCTTAAGGTCATATCGTCCTCGGCAAGCTTAGACCAAAGTTCTGGGGTCTTGTCAAGGCTTACGAAATGGATTTGAATATCTTGTCTGGTAGTTAAGTGAAGGTTTTTGCTTGCGTACTCATCAGAGATATCCGCAATTTTTAATATCTGCTGAAAAGTAACTTTTCCAAATGGGAGTTTTATCCTCACCATTTGAACGCCAGGCTGCCTCTGCCCATACACTCCCCTAGCTAAACGCAAGGATCTGAACTTTTCTTCTGGTAGATCACCTTTCCGATAAGCTCTAATCTTTTTCTCTAATTCTATGATTTCCTGTGCTACTACAGGATTCTCTAATTCTGTCCTAAAGCTCTGCATTCTATCTTCAATTATTAAAAAGGTAATATTTCACCTCTTTAGTTAGGTTATTGATAACGTTTATTCGACAAATGTATAAAATAATTATAAAAGAACTATACAAAGTCTACCAAATTACTATATATTTGTGTAATTAATTTCAAAGGATGTATAAAAAACAGCAAATAAAAACAATTAAACTACTGATATTTAGCTCCTTAATCCAGATTGTAACATTTTCTTGTGCACCGAAAGTTGATCAAGGTTATGATAAGGACAAGGGATTTGTAGGCACAATATCAATTTCTGGGGCCTTTGCGCTCTACCCAATTGCTGTTTTATGGAGTGAAGATTTCAAGAAATTACACCCGCATGTAAGATTCAATATTTCAGCGGGAGGAGCTGGAAAAGGGATATCTGATGTGCTTTCTAATATGGTAGATATCGGATTGGTATCCCGAGACCTACACCCGATAGAAATAGAAAAAGGTGCTTTACCAGTTATTGTAGCAAACGATGCCGTTATAGGAACCTTAAATAGCAAACATCCTAATATCGCCGCTCTCCTAACAAGAGGATTGAGTCAAGATGAACTAAAAGGAATCTTTGTAACAGGCAAAATCAAAAAGTGGAGTGATTTAGATCCAAGCTTTGTAAACAAGAATATTGAAGTATATATACGTTCAGATGCTGCTGGAGCAGCAGAAACCTGGGCGAAGTATCTTGGAGCAACTCAAGAGGAATTAAAAGGAATCGGAATATTTGGTGATCCAGGATTGGCTCAAGCCATCAAAGACAATCCGCTTGCTATTGGTTTTAATAACATCAACTATGTTTTTGATTTAGAAACAAAAAGAACAACAGCAAATATTATAGCCCTGCCACTTGATATTAATTCAAACCATAAGATTGATGCTCAGGAAAACTTCTACACAGAACTGGATAGCCTCACAAATGCAGTGGCAACCGGAAAATACCCATCACCACCTTCAAGGGAACTTATGTTTGTCCTCAATAAGGAACATCAATCAAAGTTACTGGAAGAGTTTGTCCGTTTTGTAATGACCGACAAACAACAGGCATATTTACTGGACAATGGATTTGTGCCGATCAATAAGGAATTGAATAAGAAAGAGAACGAAAAATTGCTTGCAAGTGAATTACAGACTGATAAAAGATAAAATAATCAAAAACCTCTCTGGGATTTTATTGGGAATATGCCTCTTGGTGATATTGGCAATCCTCATTGGGTTAAGTATTAAGGCAGAACCATTAATTGCCACAGAATCCTTGTGGACTATCCTGAGCAGTAGCATTTGGTCGCCTATGAAAGGAAACTTCGGTTTTTTACCGTTTATCATGGGGACTGTATGGGTTACATTAATCGCATTAATCATTGCTGTACCCTTATGTTTGGCTGCATCCGTTTACTTGGTCGAGTATGCTGGAAGCAGATTGCGGAATTTTGTACTGCCATTAGTAAACATATTAGCAGCTATCCCACCTGTACTTTATGGTGTATGGGGAGTTCTATTCGTAGTTCCATTAATTGGAGGGTACATCGCTCCTATTTTCGGAATCAGCAGTACCGGTTACTCTGTCTTTTCTGGAGGTATTGTATTGGCCGTCATGATTTTTCCAATCATGGTGAGCATTATGGTCGAGGTCTTGCAGACCATTCCTATGGAGCTGAGATCAGTTTCCTTATCCTTAGGGGCCACTAAACTTGAAACCATTCAGCAAGTGATATTAAAGAAAGCAAGGCCCGGAATAATGGCTGCAATAGTTCTAGCTGTTTCCAGGGCATTTGGGGAAACCATTGCCGTGCTTATGGTCTGTGGAAATATTCCAAAGATCCCTCAATCCATATTTGATGCGGGATATCCATTACCCGCTCTAATTGCCAATAACTTTGGGGAAATGATGTCCATTCCTCTATATGATTCCGCATTGATGTTCGCAGCATTGCTATTGTTTATTATCATTTTAGGATTTAACCTGATTTCAAGAGGGATATTAAAGAAAATGGAGGCAAAAAATATATGAGCAACATCAATAGAAGGCTGAGGAAAGAAAAGTTTGCCAAACTCCTTATGCAAGGTTCTGGAATCATCATCACAGGCTCCTTATTCTTTATCATAGGGACGATCCTTTACAAAGGATTGCCATATTTGAGCTTAGATATGATCACCAAGACTCCTGAAGGAGGATTTTATGTAGGTAAAGGCGGTGGAATCCTCAATGCGATACTTGGATCGCTTTACCTTGCAGGTTTATCTACGTTCTTAGCCACTATCATTGGGATACCTATCTGTATTTATTTAAACATCTATTCTAAGAAAGGATCAAGGATCAGTCGATTTTCCAAATTAGTATTTGATGTTTTATTTGGAGTGCCATCTATAGTATATGGAGCAATAGCTTTCAGCATCATGGTGTGGCTAGGTGTCCGAGCATCGTTGATCGGTGGTGTGATCACGATTACCCTATTAACTATCCCAATCGTTGTCAGGACCTTAGATGAGCTAATTCAGACCATTCCAACGGATTTAGGCCATATTACAACTTCTTTAGGAGCAACTCGCTGGGAATCAGCTAAAGTCATGATAACCTATATTAAACCAGGCCTGTTCACCGCGATTTTACTTGCATTCGGAAGGGCAATTGGAGATGTTGCAGGCGTATTATTGACAACTGGGTTCAGCGACAATATTCCGATTTATCTGGATGAACCTACTGCAACCCTTCCATTGGCGATTTTCTTTCAGTTGAGCAGCCCTATTCCTGAAGTTCAGGGTAGAGCCTATGCTTCCGCATTAATTTTAACTATAATCATCTTACTTATTGTTATATGTACGCAATACCTAGCATCGAGACAGAAAAAACACAGGGCATAATCCATCAGGTAAATCCACATATTGAGATTAAGGGGTTGAATGTTTTTGTTGAAGACCAACATATTTTAAAGGACATCAATCTCGAGATTCCAAATAACTGCATAACCTCTATCATTGGTCCCTCAGGATGTGGCAAAACTACCTTGCTCAAGACGCTTAATAGGCTATTGGATGATTCCACTGAAGTCAAGGTCACGGGATCGGTACTTGTCAATGGTGAAGATATTTATGGTCCGGATGCTGAGGTGACCCATATCCGGAAAAAGATGGGCTTACTGTCCCAAAAACCATTTCCTCTGCCGATGTCTATATTCGACAACATTGCCTATGGCCCTAAAATTCATGGGAATAAAGATAAAAAGTCTTTAAAGGCTATAGTTGAAAGACAATTGCGCAATGTAGGTTTATGGGAAGAGGTTAAGGATCGGTTAGATGGTTCCGCAAGTAAATTATCGATCGGACAACAACAACGGCTCTGTTTAGCAAGGGGCCTTGCTGTAGAGCCAGAAATCATATTGGGAGATGAGTCTACTTCTGCTTTGGATCCAATTTCAACTCAGGTCATTGAGAACTTATTGGTCCAATTAAAACAAGATTATACCATTGTTTTGGTCACACATATCCTACGCCAAGCCAGAAGGGTATCAGATTATATATTATTCTTATACAATGGTGAGGTTATTGAATTTGGACCCTCAGAGCAGATTCTCTTGGAACCTAAGCATGAAATTACGAAACAGTATG contains:
- a CDS encoding sulfate adenylyltransferase subunit 1, translating into MNILKFLTAGSVDDGKSTLIGRLLYDTNSILDDQLEAIQKANRKNDDGTIDLAILTDGLKAEREQGITIDVAYKYFQTENRKFIIADAPGHIQYTRNMVTGASNSDLIIILVDARKGVIEQTKRHSFIAKILGIKKVLVCVNKMDMVDYELAVFENIKTEYLNLANKLGLEDVDFIPVSALKGDNIVQKSQRMPWYHGAPILTYLEEVEFEELANQGWRFPVQWVVRPQSTDLHDYRGYAGRVLGEGLKVGEEVLVLPSGSKSKVKSIEFDSQELPEAHNGSSVIIHLEDEIDISRGDFIVSANHPAKTDKSFEANISWFENKELDLGQIYLLQTHSKVSKIKIPEILYKYDVHTQEQLYEQAIGLNDIGRVLIKSADEIVYDQQKDFPENSRAIIIDPRTNITVAAAIIQ
- the cysD gene encoding sulfate adenylyltransferase subunit CysD, which codes for MDYLDHLEAEAIYILREVAGQFENPALLFSGGKDSITLVHLAKKAFRPGKFPFPLVHIDTGHNFPETIEFRDWLVDQIGEKLIVGYVQESIDAGKVVEQKGKNASRNALQTVTLLDTIEKNGFDACIGGARRDEEKARAKERIFSVRDDFGQWDPKRQRPELWNIFNGKIQKGENVRVFPISNWTELDVWNYIKREKIALPSIYFSHKRDVVFRNGQWMAADPVLQIDDNDLVEHKSVRFRTVGDMTCTAAVDSIATELDDIINEIKASTVSERGARMDDKVSEAAMEDRKKQGYF
- a CDS encoding phosphoadenylyl-sulfate reductase — encoded protein: MNMIEQIKADLIGADARSIIQYIEEKYAEKAVFSTSFGIEDQVLTHILAQEKSRTSIFTLDTGRLFPETYYVWNRTLDLYKLKIKAYYPETKAVEELLEQKGPSSFYNSVEDRKECCYIRKIEPLKRAIAGYQVWITGIRAEQSQNRDQMEFVEWDDVNQIIKIHPLYNWTLADVEKYLKDNFVPYNPLHDKGFISIGCQPCTRAVQEGEDFRAGRWWWEDKSKKECGLHVTLK
- a CDS encoding bifunctional precorrin-2 dehydrogenase/sirohydrochlorin ferrochelatase, which translates into the protein MNELFPIYVKLDQVETLLVGAGPVGLEKIQAIISNSPNAKVTVVAEEICHDFYEFVLGKENIVLHKRSFSAVDLYSKQVVVLATNNPKLNSYVRELCSDHHILLNVADKPSLCDFYLGSVVQKGNLKIGISTNGKSPTIAKRLKEFLNDLLPEEIDETLNLMADLRNQLSGDLKEKITVLNAHTEQLIKQNEYDRAN
- the cobA gene encoding uroporphyrinogen-III C-methyltransferase, translated to MKEIKPFVTLVGAGPGDPDLITLKGIKAIQQADVILYDALVNEELLELATADCTKIYVGKRAEQLSTSQDQINQLLVDYALTHGHVVRLKGGDPFVFGRGGEEIDFVRKFNIPTAVVPGLSSSISLTGLQQIPLTYRGISESFWVITGATKAGFLSEDLYTAVNTNATVVVLMGYAKLHQIIELYKENGKADLPIALIQNGSLPNEKIVLGRVDNILDQAEASAIGVPAIIVLGEVVAKHLEFEKVKEQLQFIEG
- a CDS encoding HEPN domain-containing protein codes for the protein MQSFRTELENPVVAQEIIELEKKIRAYRKGDLPEEKFRSLRLARGVYGQRQPGVQMVRIKLPFGKVTFQQILKIADISDEYASKNLHLTTRQDIQIHFVSLDKTPELWSKLAEDDMTLREACGNTVRNVTASATAGIDPEEPFDVSPYAHQTFKYFVRNPICAEMGRKFKISFSASDKDSAFSYIHDFGFIPKIRIVDGKEQRGFKVMLGGGLGAQPILAHEVYDFLPEDEILPYAEATIRVFDRYGERNNRNKARFKFLVQKLGLETVLDLIEEEKIAVKHKRVPFDIDAIPQPEPPSNKVEEEIADDLLGFELWKATNSFEQKQKGYYGVYANIQTGDISTEKARILIAGIRDHVADDIRITQDQNLLFKYVRPESLASIYNVLLKLGFAKPGYNSTADITTCPGTDTCNLGISNSTEMARVLENYIHEFHQDFIQEKELKIKISGCMNSCGQHGLAHIGFHGSSVKVNGNVVPAAQVMIGGGTLGDGKGRVADRVIKVPTKRVLQVVDVILADFKSNKDSEQNFISYYEQQGKDHFYRLLKPLAELGNLSADEHIDWGHEESFETAIGVGECAGVVIDLVATLLLEAEEKLELAELALEQKQFADAIYHSYSSFVWTAKALLLDKGINASTQTAVIQEFDDNYVNEDYFQFPASFSDRVLQINKYEPSEEFARTYLLQAKAFCFEAKERREEWRVVNQ
- a CDS encoding PstS family phosphate ABC transporter substrate-binding protein; this encodes MYKKQQIKTIKLLIFSSLIQIVTFSCAPKVDQGYDKDKGFVGTISISGAFALYPIAVLWSEDFKKLHPHVRFNISAGGAGKGISDVLSNMVDIGLVSRDLHPIEIEKGALPVIVANDAVIGTLNSKHPNIAALLTRGLSQDELKGIFVTGKIKKWSDLDPSFVNKNIEVYIRSDAAGAAETWAKYLGATQEELKGIGIFGDPGLAQAIKDNPLAIGFNNINYVFDLETKRTTANIIALPLDINSNHKIDAQENFYTELDSLTNAVATGKYPSPPSRELMFVLNKEHQSKLLEEFVRFVMTDKQQAYLLDNGFVPINKELNKKENEKLLASELQTDKR
- the pstC gene encoding phosphate ABC transporter permease subunit PstC — its product is MNYRLIKDKIIKNLSGILLGICLLVILAILIGLSIKAEPLIATESLWTILSSSIWSPMKGNFGFLPFIMGTVWVTLIALIIAVPLCLAASVYLVEYAGSRLRNFVLPLVNILAAIPPVLYGVWGVLFVVPLIGGYIAPIFGISSTGYSVFSGGIVLAVMIFPIMVSIMVEVLQTIPMELRSVSLSLGATKLETIQQVILKKARPGIMAAIVLAVSRAFGETIAVLMVCGNIPKIPQSIFDAGYPLPALIANNFGEMMSIPLYDSALMFAALLLFIIILGFNLISRGILKKMEAKNI
- a CDS encoding PstA family ABC transporter permease → MSNINRRLRKEKFAKLLMQGSGIIITGSLFFIIGTILYKGLPYLSLDMITKTPEGGFYVGKGGGILNAILGSLYLAGLSTFLATIIGIPICIYLNIYSKKGSRISRFSKLVFDVLFGVPSIVYGAIAFSIMVWLGVRASLIGGVITITLLTIPIVVRTLDELIQTIPTDLGHITTSLGATRWESAKVMITYIKPGLFTAILLAFGRAIGDVAGVLLTTGFSDNIPIYLDEPTATLPLAIFFQLSSPIPEVQGRAYASALILTIIILLIVICTQYLASRQKKHRA
- a CDS encoding phosphate ABC transporter ATP-binding protein → MYAIPSIETEKTQGIIHQVNPHIEIKGLNVFVEDQHILKDINLEIPNNCITSIIGPSGCGKTTLLKTLNRLLDDSTEVKVTGSVLVNGEDIYGPDAEVTHIRKKMGLLSQKPFPLPMSIFDNIAYGPKIHGNKDKKSLKAIVERQLRNVGLWEEVKDRLDGSASKLSIGQQQRLCLARGLAVEPEIILGDESTSALDPISTQVIENLLVQLKQDYTIVLVTHILRQARRVSDYILFLYNGEVIEFGPSEQILLEPKHEITKQYVKGFIS